TTTTTGTGGCATACGGAAGAGGATCAGTCGGTACCAGTGGACAATAGTTTTATTTTTGCGGCTGCGCTTCAAAGGCACCAAGTTCCACATTCGATTCATACGTTTGAGCAGGGTAGGCATGGACTTGGGATGGCGCAAGATAATCAAGAGGCAAAAATATGGCCGCAACTATGTGAAAATTGGTTAAAAGTGCGAAACTTCATTTAATTTTCCGGAGAACAGTGGTACAATTTTAGAGGATAGTTAATTATGAGGAGGCAATATTTTGGGTAAACGCACTTTTTATTTTGTACGTCATGGTAAAACGGAATGGAACTTGGCTAGAAGAATGCAAGGTTGGGGCGATTCTCCTTTGATTGAAGAAGGTATTAATGGTGCAATTGCAACTGGAGAAGCGCTCAAAGACGTGGACTTTACGGCTGTATATTCTAGCCCAAGCAAGCGCACGGTGGATACTACTGGTTATATTATTGGTGATCGAGACATAGATATAAGAACGCTTGATGGTCTTCGCGAAATGAGTTTTGGTATTTGGGAAGGCGAGCTTTTTGTTGATATCACTGAAAATTTTGGTGATGAGTACGCGATGATGTTGGATAACCCAGAATATTATAAGGCTGAGGTAAGTAAAGGTGAAACATATCATCAAGTGAAAGAACGCACAAAAATGGCGGTAGAGCAGATTTTAGAGGAGCAACCGGAGGGCAATATTTTAGTGGTTTCTCACGGAATGGCTTTGCGAGTTTTGATTTTTGTGGCTTTGCAAGAGGCAGAATTACAGACGCACCGTACGGAAACGCCGCATATTTTAAACACGAGTGTCACCGTTGTAGAGTATGAAAATGGTGAATTCCGCGTAGTTAAGGCAAATGATACCTCTCATCTTGAGGGCATAGTTGAAGGAGTTTAGACGAATGATAAAATTAGTAGCAATCGATATCGATGGGACGTTACTCAACGATAAACATGAGATTACGCCTGAGGTTCACGAAGCAATTCATAAAGCCAAAGCAAAAGGTGTCAAAATTGTCTTGTGTACTGGCCGCCCGATTACTGGTGTGCAGCAATATTTGACGGATTTGGAACTGAAGCGTGAAGGCGATTATGTGATAACGTTTAACGGCGCAATGGTGCAAGATACGTTCACGAAAGAGGTTATTTCGCATTTGACGCTTACTCATGCGAACATTATGGATATTTATAAAATGAGTCGCGAATTGGGCCTTCATATGCATTTTAATGATATGAATAATTTATATACGCCGAATCGTGATGTTGGTAAGTACACGGTTTATGAGGCTTATTTAACAAATACGCCATTATTTTATACGGAGATGGATGAGGTTCCTGAGGATATTATGGTTTCCAAAGCGATGTTTATTGACGAGGAAGAAATTTTAGCCCCTGCAATCGCAAAAATCCCAGCGAGCTTTGGCGAAAAGTATAACTTGGTTCGTAGCTCACCGTTCTTCTTGGAGGTTTTAAATCCTGAGGCGAGCAAGGGAAATGCGGTACATGGCTTGGCGCAGAAACTTGGAATTAAGCAGAGTGAAGTCATGTGTATCGGTGATCAGGAGAATGATTCGACGATGATTGAGTACGCAGGTGTTGGCGTTGCGATGGAAAATGCGATTGATAAAATTAAAGATATGGCTGATTTTATCACACTTTCCAATGAAGAGAGCGGCGTTGCGCATGCGATCAATAAATTTGTTTTAGAGGAATAGGTGAAATGATGAGTAATTGGATAGAGAAGGGTTATCGTGAGTACCGTGGTGAGAAAATTGATGTTTATTTTAATACGGCAATTTGTGAACATGCAGCGGAATGTGTGAAGGGTGACCCCGCTGTGTTCGATACGAGTCGTAAACCTTGGATAGTGCCTGATAATGCGACACCAGAGAAGGTTCAAGAAGTCATACATCGCTGTCCAAGTGGTGCTCTTAAGTATCAATTGAAATAGGAGGTTATGATGATGGAATTTGTTAAAGGTGAAAATCGTTTTTTCAAAGAAGATGCAGATGGTAAATTAATCGCGGAGGTGACGTGGGTTCCGAGTGGGGATTCGCTTGTTATTTTGGATCATACGTTTGTTGATGAGAGTCTTCGTGGTCAAGGGATTGCATCAGAATTAGTGGAGAAAGTTGCAGAGACGATGCGTGCGGAAGGTAAGAAAATTACGCCGACTTGTCCATTTGCAAAAGCTGAGTTTGAGCGTAAACCTGAGAAATATGATGATGTGAAAGCATAATGAGAGGAAACCCGTTTGCAAATCTGCGCGGGTTTTCATTATTTCCCGGGAAATATTGACCTTTCACTACCAATTTAAAAGAATATACTTTAAAATGAAGAAGAGTAGATTTTACCTAAATGGAGGTTTTAATAATGGAGCACAAAAAGCATACCGATTTTCCGAAAGATTTTTTATGGGGTTCTGCCTCGGCGGCGTATCAAATTGAGGGTGCGTGGGACGCGGATGGCAAAGGGCCTTCTGTTTGGGACAATTTTGTGAAGATTCCTGGTACGACATATGAGGGCACAAATGGGGATGTAGCGGTGGATCATTATCATCGTTATAAGGAAGATGTGAAGTTGATGGCGGATGCTGGCTTGAAGGCGTACCGTTTTTCGATTGCTTGGAGTCGTATTTTCCCAACTGGTAAGGGTGAAGTGAACGAGGCTGGATTGAAGTTCTACGATGATCTTATCGATGAGTTGTTGAAGTACGATATTGAGCCGCTCGTGACGCTTTATCATTGGGATATTCCGCAGGCGTTGATGGATGAGTATGGTGGCTGGGAATCGCGCCAAGTGGTGGAGGATTTCACGAATTATTCGGTGGCGTTGTTTAAGCGTTATGGGGATCGTGTGAAGTATTGGGTTTCCCTGAACGAGCAGAATATTTTTGTGTCGCTTGGTTATTCGATGGCGCTTCATCCGCCGAAAGTGACGGACGATAAGCGGATGTATCAGGTGAATCATATTGCGAACTTGGCGAATGCTAGTGTTATCAATGCGTTCCATGAGATCGTGAAGGATGGCAAAATTGGGCCAAGTTTTGCGTATACGCCGTATTATCCGGTTGATACGAATCCGAAAAACGTGCTTGCTGCGGAAAATGCGGAAGATTTGAACGGCTATTTCTGGATGGATATGTATGCGTGGGGCGTGTATCCGAAGGCGGTTTGGCGCTACTTGGAAGAGAACGATTTGGCACCGACGATTGAGCCTGGTGATATGGAATTGCTTGCGTCTGCGAAACCAGACTTCATGGGCTTGAACTACTATCAATCAGCAACGGCGGCTCATAACCCGTTAGATGGTGTCGGTCAAAGCAATACGTTTAACACGACTGGTAAAAAAGGAACGGCGGAGGAAACTGGGATTCCTGGTTTGTATAAGAAAGTGAAGAATCCTTACGTGAAAACAACGGACTGGGATTGGACGATTGATCCTGACGGGCTTCATATCGCGCTTCGTCGGATTAATAGCCGTTACCAATTACCGATTTTGATTACGGAAAATGGTTTGGGTGCGTTTGATAAGTTGGAGGATGGCGAGGTTCATGATGCGTATCGTATTGATTACCTAAGCTCGCATGTTGGCGCTATTCAGTCGGCAATCGATGATGGTGTTGACATGCTTGGTTATTGCACATGGTCGTTCACGGATCTTCTGAGCTGGCTGAATGGCTATCAAAAACGTTATGGTTTCGTATATGTGGATCGTGATATTTCTGATGATGCACCAATGACGCGGATTCCAAAAGATAGTTTTTATTGGTATAAGAAAGTGATTAAGACGAACGGAAAAGAGTTGTAATTTAAATCATAAAAGCCTATTCATGCGTGTACCAAAACTGGTGCGCTGGATAGGCTTTTTTTTGTTGAAAAAACGATTTTGATAGGTCAAAATACTATTTTGTGAAATAAGCTTGTATTATAAATTATATGATCTATAATACAAGGATATAGCAAAATTATATCGGTTTATTTTACTCAAAAATTCAGGCTTCGGAGGGCTAGTGATGGCAAAGGGAAAGAGTACAGATGGGTTAATGGAGCATATGCGGGAGCGTCATAACATAAAGATTAGTGGCGATTCGAGTAGACGGGATTTATTGAATATGGGTTATTATCATGGATATAAGGCTTATCGGTTTGTCAGAGGTAAAGAGAACAGGCTGGAAATAACGGAATTTAGTCAGGTAAAAGCTGTATATGATTTTGATTTAGGACTCAAAACACTTTTTTTTCCAACGTTAATTCGGATGGAAACGGCGCTTAAAAATCGTGTTTTAGATTATATAGTAAGCGATAATAGTATAGAGATTGAGGTTATTTATAATGACATGCTCAACGATTTCAGTGCTAAAAAGCCAGGAACAGGGAAGTACAAAGAAAAAGTCAAAAAGAAATTGAATTTCAGAGCGAAAATGGATGGGACAATTGCGTACTATTACGGCAACGGGAATCCTAGTATTCAACATTTTTTTCATAATAATAAACCTGTTCCGATATGGGCTTATTTTGAAGTTATCACATTGGGGGAATTCGGGAATTTTATTAATTGTTTAACATGCGATGATAGAATTGGTATCTTGCGTGATATTGGTATTAATCATTCTGGACTGAATCAGAACGGAAGAGTTTTATAGAATATCGTGTTCGCTATAAATGCTTTGCGTAATGCAACAATGCATAATTCGGTCATATTTGATTGCAGGTTTAATAATCAAAATTATTCTAAACAGATTAAGACTTATTTAGAGGCGCAAACGGGTATTTCAGGTATTAAATTCGAAAGTGCTATTGATTTTTTTATTCTGTTGATGTATTTAGAAAAAAATATTGGTATATCTAAGGTGGAACTTAGGAAGACCATAAAGGCTTTTAACAGGCTGAAAGAAAAATTGTATAAAAACATCCCAGGTGAGCCATATTTTGAAATATTAGGGAGTGATATACGAAAGAAGACTTTGGATTTGGAAAACTATATTGAACTTTACTAATTGGAGAATATCGGTTATAATCAAAGTATGAATTGCGGTGTATTACTTCGGTTTGCACTTGAGGAAGTTGGATGCGTCCGGCTTCTTTTTTATTTGCCTAAAAACCAAATCTCAATAAATAGCCCAATTTTATTTTTGTTAGAATTTAAACAAAGAGGGCAGTCGTGAAAGCGTTGACAAGACAATCAAATCTACCCAATTGGTATAGACCCCTTATAGTTTGAACCAATTATTTCCGAGGTTTACTCCTAAAGAGCACGGGTACTTGCTTAGTGTCAGGGATTATGACAAAAATGCAAAAACGCTTATTGAAAGCGTAAACAATGAGGGGGATTTACTAATGGTAGATTGGAAGAACACGAAGAAATGGGTAGCAGGCGGAGTTTTGACAGCGGCGGTTGCAGTTGGGGTTTCTTTAACGGGAGGAACACAGGCGCATGCGGCGGTCGATGATGCAACACCAATGCCTAGCATTCAAGGGAAACAGGTTCTAGTCGGTTATTGGCATAGTTGGAAATCCACGGGCAGAGATGGTTATAAGCAAGGTACTTCGGCTGATATTGCGCTAAAAGATGTAAACGCGGCGTATAATGTGGTTCCGGTCTCCTTCATGAAGGGCGATGGCGTGAATCGGATTCCAACGTTCAAGCCGGTTGGGTTAACGGATAGTGAGTTCCGCGCACAAGTTGGGGCTTTAAATAAACAAGGACGTAGCGTACTTCTTGCGCTTGGTGGTGCGGATGGACATGTTCAACTACAAACTGGGGATGAGCAAGCGTTCGCCAATGAAATTATTCGCCAAGTTGAGACGTATGGTTTTGACGGTTTAGATATTGATTTGGAGCAAACGGCGATTACGGCTGGGAACAACCAAACGGTGATTCCTGCGGCGCTTAAAATTGTGAAAAATCATTATGCTGCGGAAGGTAAGAACTTCCTGATTACGATGGCTCCGGAATTTCCATATTTGAAACCGGGTGCTGCGTATCAAAGCTACATTACGTCGCTAACTGGTTACTATGACTATATCGCGCCTCAATTTTATAACCAAGGTGGCGATGGTGTCTGGGTTGACGAAACGAGCCAATGGATTGCGCAAAACAACGATACGCTGAAAAAAGAATTCATTTATTACATGGCGGATTCGTTAATTCACGGTACGCGTGGTTATCTACAAATTCCGGCTGACAAGCTAGTTATTGGTTTACCGACGAATAATGATGCGGCGGCAACTGGGTATGTGGTTCATCCGCAAAACGTTTTTGATGCTTTCAATATGTTGAAAAATGCGGGAACTCCGCTTAAAGGTATCATGACTTGGTCAGCGAACTGGGACGCTGGTAAGAGTAGCGCCGGGGTTTCTTATAATAATGCGTTTGCAAACACATATGGTCCATTCTTAGGTACGAAATAAACGAAATCAAGCCGAGTAGTCTCGTGATTACTTGGCTTTTTTCTGTTTTCTAGAAAAATATGTTTGGCTTAATAGTAGATTTAAGCTATCTCTTTGGGGTATAGTTAAATAGGAATATTTACTATCAAAGGGAGGAGTGGAATCATGCGTAAATTTTATTTGTATTTTATTTTAGTAATGGGACTTGTAATGATTGGGCTGGGGCTTTGGTTTGTATTTAATCCAAGTACGTCACTTGCGGCTTTCACAATTGTTATTGGAATTGTGTTGTTATTAAATGGTCTGAACGAGATTATTTCTTATTTCAAGGGACGGAAGGTTTTGAAAATCTCAAACTGGATACTCTTGGACGGGGCGTTATCGTTCATAGCTGGTCTTATTATCTTGATTAACAACAATATTGGTGAGAAATTCATCGTGCTTATTTTTGTTATCTGGGTACTTGCTTCGGCGATTTTGAACATTGTTATGGCATTCTCGGTAAAAGGATCGAAAGGTTGGATATTTATTCTGATCATCGGTATTATCGGTGCTTTGATCGCGATTATCTCGCTATTTAGCTCGGCGATTGTTGCCGTAACGGTGGCTTTGATACTTGGCGCGTTCTTTATTTTCCAAGGGATCGCGTGTTTGTTATTATTCAACGGGATTCGTAAACAAGTGCGTTAACACAGCGATAAAAGCCTCTTTGTGATACATTCATGGAGAGGCTTTTTTGCATACATAGGATAAAATTTCAGGAATTGGAGGGCGATTTGGGATGAAGTATTGGTTGGGGAATGCGCGGTTGGAAACTGGGGTTGTGCGTGATGGTGCGCGTGTGGTGGCAACGGAGACGGGATTGTTTGATATGTTGATTGATGGTGGGAAAATTGTGGATGTGAAGCTGGCGGGGACGGTGGACAAGACGGGGATCGCGACGAAAAACGCGAAGGGATTTCTAGTTGTGCCGTCGTTTGTGGAGAAACATATTCATTTGGATAAAACAAAATTGGGCGCGCCTTGGAGTGCGGTGACGCCGGTGAATTCGATTGTGGAGCGGTTTTCGCTTGAGACGGATGAGTTGCGGGCTTTGCCGGTGAAGATGGCGGATCGGACGCGGGTGTTACTTGATACGGAGTTGCGGAATGGGACGACGGCGTTTCGGTCGCATATTGATGTGCATCCGCGAGCGGGATTGGAATATTTGGAGACTGTTCAAAGCGTGTTGCAAGAGTATGCTGGAAAATTGGACGCGGAACTGGTGGCGTTTCCTCAACATGGCTTATTGCGATCGGATAGTGTGGCGTTGGTTCGTGAGGCTTTGCAAAGTGGCGCGACGCTAATTGGTGGGGTTGATCCGGGAAATGTGGATGGTGACGTGGAGCGCTCGCTTGAAACGATGTTTGATTTAGCAGTGGCACATGACGCTGGTGTGGATATTCATGTGCATGATCGTGGCGAGATTGGAAAGGCGACATTTTGGAAGTTACTCGAGTTGACGCGTGAGGCGAAGTGGCAAGGACGGGTAGCTGCGAGCCATGCTTTTGCTCTGGGGGATTTTGATGGTAATGAGAAAATAGAGCTGTTTGGAGCGCTTGCGGCGGAGCGGATTGCGATTGTGACAAGTGTGCCGATTGGTGGTCAGATTCCGCCGATTAATGATTTGGAGGCTGCGGGTGTGACGGTGCATGTTGGATGTGATAATGTGTATGATTGTTGGTCGCCGTATGGGAACGCGGATTTGCTGGAACGTGTTGGGAGACTTGGTGAATTGACGGGGCGCGTGACGGAACAGGCATTGGGACAGTCGCTAGGCTTGATTACAAATGGGGTGATGCCGCTTGATAAGGCAGGGGAGCAAGTTTGGCCGATGGTTGGTGATGATGCGAACCTTGTGTTGGTGGATGCGAGCTGTACGGCGGAGATGGTGGCGAGGCGCTCAGCCCGGATGGCGACGATTTTTAGGGGAAATGTTGTCGCAGGGGAATTGTAGATACACCTGGATGCTGAGATTGAAAATATTTTGGTGGTGTGTTAGAATGAAATAGAAAAGGAAGCCATGCGTCCAACATGACTTCCAAATGTAGAGCCGTTGAAAAGACGATGGCTTCATATTTTTTGGATCTGCCATCTAATCTCTTCGCTAAAAAGTGAGTTAGATGGTTATTTTTTGTCTTTTTTTACTGATTTGATGAGCACGACGACAAAGCCAAGGAGTGATACAGTAAATGTACCAAACCCGAGCATAAGTGTCAGTGCCTCAGCAACAGACATTAATCAGGCGTTTCCTTTCTGCAGATTTTAGTACCTATTTGCATAAGCACCACCACCTCTCGATTAGATCGGCCACCATCTTTCCACTTCTCTACAGGGTTAGTATATCAGAAATAGCGTAGTAGCGCCGTGTAACTTATTTCAATGTTGGAAGGAGACGATGTTTTATGCAGAAAATAATTATT
The sequence above is drawn from the Listeria weihenstephanensis genome and encodes:
- a CDS encoding histidine phosphatase family protein translates to MGKRTFYFVRHGKTEWNLARRMQGWGDSPLIEEGINGAIATGEALKDVDFTAVYSSPSKRTVDTTGYIIGDRDIDIRTLDGLREMSFGIWEGELFVDITENFGDEYAMMLDNPEYYKAEVSKGETYHQVKERTKMAVEQILEEQPEGNILVVSHGMALRVLIFVALQEAELQTHRTETPHILNTSVTVVEYENGEFRVVKANDTSHLEGIVEGV
- the yidA gene encoding sugar-phosphatase, with amino-acid sequence MIKLVAIDIDGTLLNDKHEITPEVHEAIHKAKAKGVKIVLCTGRPITGVQQYLTDLELKREGDYVITFNGAMVQDTFTKEVISHLTLTHANIMDIYKMSRELGLHMHFNDMNNLYTPNRDVGKYTVYEAYLTNTPLFYTEMDEVPEDIMVSKAMFIDEEEILAPAIAKIPASFGEKYNLVRSSPFFLEVLNPEASKGNAVHGLAQKLGIKQSEVMCIGDQENDSTMIEYAGVGVAMENAIDKIKDMADFITLSNEESGVAHAINKFVLEE
- a CDS encoding (4Fe-4S)-binding protein, with the protein product MMSNWIEKGYREYRGEKIDVYFNTAICEHAAECVKGDPAVFDTSRKPWIVPDNATPEKVQEVIHRCPSGALKYQLK
- a CDS encoding GNAT family N-acetyltransferase; protein product: MEFVKGENRFFKEDADGKLIAEVTWVPSGDSLVILDHTFVDESLRGQGIASELVEKVAETMRAEGKKITPTCPFAKAEFERKPEKYDDVKA
- a CDS encoding glycoside hydrolase family 1 protein produces the protein MEHKKHTDFPKDFLWGSASAAYQIEGAWDADGKGPSVWDNFVKIPGTTYEGTNGDVAVDHYHRYKEDVKLMADAGLKAYRFSIAWSRIFPTGKGEVNEAGLKFYDDLIDELLKYDIEPLVTLYHWDIPQALMDEYGGWESRQVVEDFTNYSVALFKRYGDRVKYWVSLNEQNIFVSLGYSMALHPPKVTDDKRMYQVNHIANLANASVINAFHEIVKDGKIGPSFAYTPYYPVDTNPKNVLAAENAEDLNGYFWMDMYAWGVYPKAVWRYLEENDLAPTIEPGDMELLASAKPDFMGLNYYQSATAAHNPLDGVGQSNTFNTTGKKGTAEETGIPGLYKKVKNPYVKTTDWDWTIDPDGLHIALRRINSRYQLPILITENGLGAFDKLEDGEVHDAYRIDYLSSHVGAIQSAIDDGVDMLGYCTWSFTDLLSWLNGYQKRYGFVYVDRDISDDAPMTRIPKDSFYWYKKVIKTNGKEL
- a CDS encoding Abi family protein; its protein translation is MAKGKSTDGLMEHMRERHNIKISGDSSRRDLLNMGYYHGYKAYRFVRGKENRLEITEFSQVKAVYDFDLGLKTLFFPTLIRMETALKNRVLDYIVSDNSIEIEVIYNDMLNDFSAKKPGTGKYKEKVKKKLNFRAKMDGTIAYYYGNGNPSIQHFFHNNKPVPIWAYFEVITLGEFGNFINCLTCDDRIGILRDIGINHSGLNQNGRVL
- a CDS encoding chitinase — protein: MVDWKNTKKWVAGGVLTAAVAVGVSLTGGTQAHAAVDDATPMPSIQGKQVLVGYWHSWKSTGRDGYKQGTSADIALKDVNAAYNVVPVSFMKGDGVNRIPTFKPVGLTDSEFRAQVGALNKQGRSVLLALGGADGHVQLQTGDEQAFANEIIRQVETYGFDGLDIDLEQTAITAGNNQTVIPAALKIVKNHYAAEGKNFLITMAPEFPYLKPGAAYQSYITSLTGYYDYIAPQFYNQGGDGVWVDETSQWIAQNNDTLKKEFIYYMADSLIHGTRGYLQIPADKLVIGLPTNNDAAATGYVVHPQNVFDAFNMLKNAGTPLKGIMTWSANWDAGKSSAGVSYNNAFANTYGPFLGTK
- a CDS encoding HdeD family acid-resistance protein, producing MRKFYLYFILVMGLVMIGLGLWFVFNPSTSLAAFTIVIGIVLLLNGLNEIISYFKGRKVLKISNWILLDGALSFIAGLIILINNNIGEKFIVLIFVIWVLASAILNIVMAFSVKGSKGWIFILIIGIIGALIAIISLFSSAIVAVTVALILGAFFIFQGIACLLLFNGIRKQVR
- a CDS encoding amidohydrolase, coding for MKYWLGNARLETGVVRDGARVVATETGLFDMLIDGGKIVDVKLAGTVDKTGIATKNAKGFLVVPSFVEKHIHLDKTKLGAPWSAVTPVNSIVERFSLETDELRALPVKMADRTRVLLDTELRNGTTAFRSHIDVHPRAGLEYLETVQSVLQEYAGKLDAELVAFPQHGLLRSDSVALVREALQSGATLIGGVDPGNVDGDVERSLETMFDLAVAHDAGVDIHVHDRGEIGKATFWKLLELTREAKWQGRVAASHAFALGDFDGNEKIELFGALAAERIAIVTSVPIGGQIPPINDLEAAGVTVHVGCDNVYDCWSPYGNADLLERVGRLGELTGRVTEQALGQSLGLITNGVMPLDKAGEQVWPMVGDDANLVLVDASCTAEMVARRSARMATIFRGNVVAGEL
- a CDS encoding putative holin-like toxin, which codes for MSVAEALTLMLGFGTFTVSLLGFVVVLIKSVKKDKK